The following coding sequences lie in one Microvirga sp. 17 mud 1-3 genomic window:
- a CDS encoding DUF2312 domain-containing protein produces the protein MDDAAFQTESVAADQLKAFIERIERLEEEKAGIAGDIKDVYAEAKGNGFDTKVLRKIIALRKRDYAERQEEEAILELYMQALGMAG, from the coding sequence ATGGATGACGCAGCTTTTCAAACCGAATCCGTCGCAGCCGACCAGCTGAAGGCCTTCATCGAGCGCATCGAGCGCCTCGAGGAAGAAAAGGCCGGCATCGCAGGCGACATCAAGGACGTCTATGCCGAGGCCAAGGGCAACGGCTTCGACACCAAGGTCCTCCGCAAGATCATCGCCCTGCGCAAGCGCGACTATGCCGAGCGGCAGGAGGAGGAGGCGATCCTCGAACTCTACATGCAGGCACTCGGAATGGCCGGCTGA